From a single Anomaloglossus baeobatrachus isolate aAnoBae1 chromosome 4, aAnoBae1.hap1, whole genome shotgun sequence genomic region:
- the LOC142302672 gene encoding uncharacterized protein LOC142302672, with product MASADVRDELLCSICLSTYTDPVTLRCGHSFCRVCIDQVLNTQDGSRVYSCPECREKFKKRPALKRNIALRNVAERFLCTQPHQETTGIRCTYCVDFPVSAVKSCLLCEVSVCKKHLTVHTETATDHVLTEPSTSLKNKKCSIHRKILEYYCTEDAACICATCSLAGEHRGHRVEILDKASVKKKKKLRIVLLKLITTRGKTEERVRRLEDHRRKAQENASGEAERVTALFIDIRRRVDDLEKKVLSEISRQEEQVSLSLSDDIQKLEIKKDELSRKMRHIEELCNMTDPLTVLQDRDTSDLCPPEEEVYDEDTWQHDEGDEDTWGQDGGDEDLWEHDRDEDTWEPDGADEDTWEQDVYDEDPWEHDRDYEDTWEQDRYDEEIWEQDRYDEDTWEQDRDDEDTWEQDRDDDDTWEQDRDDDDTWGHEGGDEDTWEQDRDDEDTWEQDRDDEDTWEQDRDDEDTWEQDRDDEDTWEQDRDDEDTWEQDRDDEDTWEQDRDDEDTWEQDRYDEDTWEQDRYDEDTWEQDRDDEDTWEQDRDDEDTWEQDRYDEDTWEQDRHDEEIWEQDRYDEDTWEQDRDDDDTWGHEGGDEDTGGYDKTQDVDVDVIRGILYEGFFAIITYLQTILPARPYEMRPQPPSI from the coding sequence ATGGCGTCCGCCGATGTGAGAgacgagctgctctgctccatctgtctgagcACTTATACAGACCCTGTaaccctgagatgtggacacagcttctgccgggtctgtattgatcAGGTCCTGAATACACAGGACGGGTCTAgagtttattcctgtcctgaatgCAGAGAGAAGTTTAAGAAGCGTCCGGCGCTGAAGAGGAACATCGCTCTACGTAACGTAGCAGAACGTTTTCTGTGTACTCAGCCACATCAGGAGACAACCGGGATCCgctgcacttactgtgtggactTTCCTGTATCTGCTGTGAAATCTTGTTTGCTGTGTGAAGTTTCTGTGTGCAAAAAACATCTGACAGTTCACACAGAAACAGCAACAGATCACGTCCTAACTGAGCCCAGCACTTCCCTGAAAAACAAAAAATGCTCCATCCATAGgaagatcctggaatattactgcactgaggacgctGCTTGTATCTGCGCAACATGCAGTTTGGCCGGAGAACATCGGGGACACCGGGTGGAGATACTGGATAAGGCCTCTgtgaagaagaaaaagaaactgAGAATTGTTCTGTTGAAACTGATTACAACGAGAGGGAAGACTGAAGAAAGAGTCCGGAGACTGGAAGACCACAGGAGAAAAGCTCAAGAAAACGCTTCTGGAGAAGCCGAGagagtcactgctctgtttatagacatcaggagacgggtggacgacctggagaagaaggtcctgagtgagatctccaggcagGAAGAGCAGGTGTCACTGTCACTGTCTGATGATATCCAAAAGCTGGAAATAAAGAAGGACGAactgtccaggaagatgaggcacattgaggagctgtgtaacatgactgatccactgactGTCCTACAGGATCGAGACACCAGTGACTTGTGTCCTCCTGAGGAGGAGGTATATGATGAGGACACATGGCAACATGATGAAGGTGATGAGGACACATGGGGACAAGATGGTGGTGACGAAGACCTATGGGAACATGACAGAGATGAGGACACATGGGAACCTGATGGAGCTGATGAGGATACATGGGAACAAGATGTTTATGACGAGGACCCATGGGAACATGATAGAGATTATGAGGATACATGGGAACAGGACAGATATGATGAGGAAATATGGGAACAGGACAGATATGATGAGGATACATGGGAACAGGACAGAGATGATGAGGATACATGGGAACAGGACAGAGATGATGATGACACATGGGAACAGGACAGAGATGATGATGACACATGGGGACATGAGGGAGGTGATGAGGATACATGGGAACAGGACAGAGATGATGAGGATACATGGGAACAGGACAGAGATGATGAGGATACATGGGAACAGGACAGAGACGATGAGGATACATGGGAACAGGACAGAGACGATGAGGATACATGGGAACAGGACAGAGACGATGAGGATACATGGGAACAGGACAGAGACGATGAGGATACATGGGAACAGGACAGAGACGATGAGGATACATGGGAACAGGACAGATATGATGAGGACACATGGGAACAGGACAGATATGATGAGGACACATGGGAACAGGACAGAGATGATGAGGATACATGGGAACAGGACAGAGACGATGAGGATACATGGGAACAGGACAGATATGATGAGGACACATGGGAACAGGACAGACATGATGAGGAAATATGGGAACAGGACAGATATGATGAGGATACATGGGAACAGGACAGAGATGATGATGACACATGGGGACAtgagggaggtgatgaggacacaggggggtaTGACAAGACACAAGATGTAGATGTGGATGTAATTAGAGGGATCTTATATGAAGGTTTCTTTGCTATAATTACATATCTTCAGACCATCTTACCAGCAAGACCATATGAAATGAGGCCCCAACCCCCCAGCATCTGA